DNA sequence from the Pseudochaenichthys georgianus chromosome 8, fPseGeo1.2, whole genome shotgun sequence genome:
gtgagaaacccgctcctgccgccgttgtgccgccactgcgtcaggccgttgtgtccttgggcaagacacttcacccggatttgctcctgtgggtattgtccacagtacatgtatgatactaatgtgtacttgtaaaagcgcctcgatgacttcgaggcgtgaagatggacggtgtggcgcagtgcgttgTGCAATGttcttgggcaagacacttcacctgaacttgctcctgtgggtattgtccacagtggtgaccattgcatgtatcatatgtgtaatgtgtatttgtaaagcgctttgagcatctggaaaagcgctataataaatgtaaggaattattattattattattattattattattaggactacagcaagaggatcagcctcgactccggatcccggcgtagatatagatacaaaacaagaaaaaagatttggctgggttaatcggaagaagagaatacacagacacagacagagagggaaaaggtcattggataaaagttattcttgataaccctctagaaagatctcatgaacttccccactcaatctatcaagacccgagcagttctattagatataggataagaaacagagatagggagcacaacaacctatctcttcatCAGAtgcacaacataaattaatcTAATGAAAATAATATTCAAATGAATGCTTATGGGATATAGAAAATGGTTGAAAATCACTATGTATGccacctttatttatttatataaatgtgttcAACATAACTCAATTACAAAATCTAAATGATTTGAAACATTGTGCCAGTTCATCTACTGAGTGTAACCATGCAACTACCAGAGGCAAAGTGGTTGCATCAAGTAACCTCCCTACTTGATATCATTTCACCTACTTATCACTGCGGAAGAGGATTTGATTTGAAGACATTTCAAATCTTTAGATGATGATTTTTCTTTATACTGTAATGATCCGGTGTTGGCAAGTGGATCAATGAAATGCATGTGCAAGCACGCAGTGTTATCTGAATTCAGTTGTCCTTTAGAGCATGACCAGTTCATGGTTGTAACTTAGATACCAAGAAAACGAGTAAACAGAAAGTTAGTCATTATAATCATAGCTGTGATTAGGAAATGGACTTCTGGAACTGACCTCATCCTGTCCTCTCAAATAAGTGAATGAAACTGCCGTTAGAGTATATATCAAGTACTATACATACAGCTGTTGTGACTGTGCCAACAGGTGCTTACTTTTGTATATTATATTCAAATATATCAAGGAGGTAGGCAAGGGGGTGGTTAAATAGCCAATAATATTTAATAACAGATATACAGTACATTCACCAAGTTTGAGGTGAGAAGGGAACTATATCTTCCTACGCCCCCTCAAAAGTACCTGGTTAAAGGTCAAGTATTCacccttagatgcacgagtgactggaccctacactcttccataagtgggtcaaaaaggacccgtattagtgtttttatgccatttttgtcattatggttaagaaaaatcacttgcataatatttagtattatattttggttcacactagaaatattttatatttaattttcactattttacattttgaaaaaaaaacgaaatTCCATGGAAAATGCATGCgtgtcatttttgacccacttatggaagcttggggtagaaatacaaaaactacaatttcttaaaatgtacatttaaaatttgaatggcatgatatccaaaacatgttttttgaggaatagctggaatattaaATGATACAAActtgtaattacaaagatactctaagaaaaccacctcaccgggtcaaaaaagacccacttatgcatctaagggttaagaaTAAAACCTAATGAATTTAGTCAAAGGAATAGTGCACTGGGTTCATCGTATCCCTACCCCACACCTGTAAATCAGTTCAAATCTACAGCAAATGAACTCAGTGACTGGACCCTGACTTTAGTAAACACCAAAGGCCACAGAAACCTTTATTAAGATGACAATACAGTAAGAGTGAGATATCTATAgagatattattatattataagaaCATTTAGATTTATGTACATCAAAAGATTAGTTATTAGTTCTTAACTAAGTATGGTTAACACCTTACTTAGGCAatggaaagtacattattgtctTTTGACTGTATTATAAACATGAAGGGTATTGATTATCGCAAATAAACTATCAACTGCGAtgttggtggtaaaaaaaacgaaCTACTTGAATAAACTCTGTACATGAGAAAAACTACTGGAAACATACAAGACAAGTCTAATGGGCAGGGATGGGTTAATGTTACATATTCAGCAGcccctctttaaaaaaaaaaaggactgTGGGGGGTTGGAAGGTTTTCCATTCAGCATACAAGCTATTGCATAAGGTTCAGTCATCCAGTGTTTCACTGCCTGTACACCTTAAATCAAGACCTCTCACATATAGGGTAAGTCAATCCTTATACAGAACCAATATATTCAAATTAGAGTTTTGGGAATTTTGTATTCTGCAGTGAACTgagtatttatattttgatgttATCTTTCTATCCACAGCTGATATGCAAACTATTGTGCTGTTGGTGTTGTGGGTATTGGGGACATCACTGGCGTTGCCAGACCCAGACACCGCTGGGGACACAGTGGTTGAAGAGCCTATACCGTGTTCTAAGGGATGCACTTGTCTGCATGATGACTACAGCTTGGCGCTCAACATGTACTGCAGTGCTCGGAACTTCACACAAACCCCGTCTGACATTCCCCTCGCCACTCATTCCCTCTGGCTGGACGGCAACCTGTTCACATCCCTCGGAGCAGCGTCTTTTAAGAATCTTTCTAACCTGGACTTTTTGAATCTGCAGAGTGGAGAGCTGCAGACTCTTGACCCTCAGGCTTTCAAAGGACTTAGGTCGCTGGCGCACGTTCACCTCGAGCGGAATCACCTCCGTGCGTTACCAGGTACGATCTTCCAGAATACCCTCAACCTTGCCTCAATTAGTCTGCATAACAACCAACTGTCTCGTATTGAAGAAAGACTGTTTGCTGGACTCTCACACATGTGGCTTCTCAACCTAGGGGGGAACTCATTAGCAGTTTTACCTGAGACAGCTTTCCAGGACCTGCAAGGTCTACGGGAGCTCATTCTCGCAGGGAACCGACTCGCCTACTTACAGCCACAGCTTTTCACAAATCTTGCCGAGCTTAAAGAATTGGATCTGACTGGAAATCACCTCAAAGTTATCAAGGCCAATGTATTTGTTAAACTCACTAAACTTCAAAAGCTCTACCTAGCCCAGAATCAGATTGTGACGGTGGCCCCCAGAGCCTTTGTAGGCATGAAGTCACTGAGATGGATGGATATCACAGACAACAGACTGACTTCGCTCCATGACGACACTTTCTTGGGCCTGCACAGTCTCCATGTACTGCGGCTTTCCAATAACTCAATCACTGGAATTAGGCCCAGGACTTTCCGGGATCTGCAGTACTTAGAAGAGCTACGCCTCAGCTACAACAAGATCCGAGCCCTGGGGGAAAGGATCTTTGAAGGGCTGGGTCATCTGGAGGTCCTAGAGCTAGAGTACAACCAAGTGCAGGAGGCACAAGTGGGTAGTTTCACAGGGCTCTCTCATGTGGCTGTCATCAACCTTTCTGGAAGCTGCTTCCAAAGTCTACCCGACCAAATGTTCAAAGGTCTGTCTAAGCTTCATAGTCTTCATCTGGACAGAGGTTGCCTAGCAAGGGTCACAGGGCAAGCTTTCACTGGACTGTCTGGTTTACGGAGGCTTTTCTTGCAGCATAATAACATCTCTGTTGTGGAACACCAGAGCTTTGTGGACCTGGTGGGCCTATTGGGGCTGGACTTGAGTTTTAACAAATTGGACGCTTTCACATCCCGTACATTCTCCGGCCTAAGGAATTTGGAGTTCTTGCTGATATCCAACAATGAATGTCGACAGTTtctgcaaaatggcacaaagcAGATACTCCCAAAGCTGCGCTATCTGGACCTGAGAGCTAATAGCTTGACAAGTATAGTCCCTGATTTTCCAGAAAATATGGAAAAACTTCTGGTTTCCGGAAACCAGTGGAAATGTGACTGCAGTGCCCTCCCACTGAGAAATTACAGCTTACAGAGTCCGTTGGTGATACCTCGGCAAGTGGAGACCCACGCAGAGGGAGAAGAGCCTGACTCAACTATCACCATATACAACAACATAACATGCATTGGTCCACCACGTCTAGCTGGTCAGGACCTGCGGGATATTGACATTGAACTCTTCCAAGGTTGCTAGACAAACATGCACAGATTGGATTTGAGAATTGTTTAATGTTCTGTAATATATATAACAATGCTCATAACATTTCTGATATCAAAATGTAATGTCAACGCTAATGCATGattcaggtttttgtttaccatTGACTATTAACAGATATATGGTAGccttcaggggtgtcaaactcaaatacacagtgggccaaaataaaaaaaacggtactagtcgagggccggactggttcaatgtttattgcaaaacttattgaaatgaacttattgcacatattaaacctggaactaacaaagcttaaatgattgcctataatcagttgcattcatttcttatggctctatctgcagctttt
Encoded proteins:
- the igfals gene encoding insulin-like growth factor-binding protein complex acid labile subunit yields the protein MQTIVLLVLWVLGTSLALPDPDTAGDTVVEEPIPCSKGCTCLHDDYSLALNMYCSARNFTQTPSDIPLATHSLWLDGNLFTSLGAASFKNLSNLDFLNLQSGELQTLDPQAFKGLRSLAHVHLERNHLRALPGTIFQNTLNLASISLHNNQLSRIEERLFAGLSHMWLLNLGGNSLAVLPETAFQDLQGLRELILAGNRLAYLQPQLFTNLAELKELDLTGNHLKVIKANVFVKLTKLQKLYLAQNQIVTVAPRAFVGMKSLRWMDITDNRLTSLHDDTFLGLHSLHVLRLSNNSITGIRPRTFRDLQYLEELRLSYNKIRALGERIFEGLGHLEVLELEYNQVQEAQVGSFTGLSHVAVINLSGSCFQSLPDQMFKGLSKLHSLHLDRGCLARVTGQAFTGLSGLRRLFLQHNNISVVEHQSFVDLVGLLGLDLSFNKLDAFTSRTFSGLRNLEFLLISNNECRQFLQNGTKQILPKLRYLDLRANSLTSIVPDFPENMEKLLVSGNQWKCDCSALPLRNYSLQSPLVIPRQVETHAEGEEPDSTITIYNNITCIGPPRLAGQDLRDIDIELFQGC